CGCCGGTTTGACACGCTGACGGAGGTCATCGCCTACCTGAGGGGGCCGGAGGGCTGCCCCTGGGACCGGAAACAGACCCACCGGAGCCTGCGGAAATATCTGCTGGAGGAAGCCTATGAATTTCTGGAGGCGGTCGGGCAGGAAGATTTCGACGCGATGGCCGAGGAACTGGGGGATGTCCTGCTTCAGGTGGTCCTTCACGCCCAGATCGCCCGGGAGGAAGGGTACTTCGACATCCGGGACGTCATCGGCCGGCTGACAGAGAAACTGATTCGCCGCCATCCCCACGTGTTCGGCGATGAGGAGGCTTCCGACGCTGAGCACGTCAAAGAGAAATGGGAGGCGATCAAAGAGCGGGAGCGGGCCGAAAAGGGCCTGAAAAAAGCGGAGTCCCTCTTGGACGGCGTCCCGCGGTTTCCGGCCCTCATCTTGGCGACGGAACTGCAGAAGCGGGCCGCCAAGGTGGGGTTTGACTGGGCGCGCAAGGAGGATGTCCGCGTCAAGTTGCTGGAGGAGCTGGAGGAGCTGTTTCAGGCCGATTCCTCCGAGAAAAGGGAGGAGGAGCTGGGGGATCTGCTGTTTGTCGCCGTCGCCCTGGCCCGCTTTTTCGGGACGGATGCGGAGCAGGCGCTCCTTGGGGCCTGCCGCAAATTTGACCGCCGCTTCCGCTTTGTGGAGCGGCGGGCGGCGGAGACGGGCAAGGGATTGGAGGAGTTTTCCCTGGCGCAGCTGGACAAGTGGTGGGACGAGGCCAAAATCCGGGGATTTTGAAAAAAGTTCCGGGGTCATAAGACGATTTTTTCCACTGAAAGCAGGATTTTCTCTCTTTTCCCCGAACAATATCCCTAGATCACCGATCAAGGAGGTGAAAGGCCCGCTGAAAAAGCCGGCATTCTCCGGAGGCGGGCCGTTGGGATGAACAAACAGGAATTGATCAGTCGGATCGCCAAAAAGAGCGGAATGACCAAAAAGGACGTGGAGACGGTGATCAACGGTTTTCTGGACGAAGTCTCCGCGGCGCTGAGCGCGGGCGAAAAGGTGCAGCTGATCGGTTTCGGCACCTTTGAGGCCCGGAAGCGCTCCAGCCGGAAGGGGCGGAATCCCCAGACCGGCGACGTGATGCACATCCCCGAATCGACGGTTCCCACCTTCCGGGCGGGAAGCCGGCTGAAGCAAGCGGTGAAATGATGCGTCTGGACAAATTTCTGAAGGTGTCCCGACTGATCAAGCGGCGCACACTGGCCAAGGAAGTTTGCGACCAGGGAAGGGTTTTGATCAACGGACGCACGGCCAAAGCCGGATCGGCGGTGGCCGTCGGCGATCAGATCACCATCCGTTTCGGCCACAAGCAGGTGACGGTCCGGGTCGATTCCCTGGCCGAGTCCCCCCGGAAGCAGGAAGCGGGTTCGATGTACACCCTGCTGGAGGAAAAGGTCCTGGAAGATTCCGAGGAGGCGGGCACCCCGCTCTGAGGCCTTCGCCTCCTTTTCCGTCCGATGTCCCGCCGGGTTCCGGCCCCTCCGCCCCGGGAAGGTTCTATTTCCCCCCCTTCGTCCATATCATGTACCGAAAGGGGGTACATGCCATGGTGGAGGAGACGTACGGAACCCGGCACGATCTGGTGATGTCCAACCGGAAGGCCCTGGAGGTCACCGGGGTGATCAGCGTGGAGAGCTTCGACAGCGAGGAGTTCCTGCTGAACACCGATTGCGGCTTCCTCGGGATTCGCGGGCAGGACCTGCACATCAAGAGCTTGGATCTGGAAAAGGGGCGGGTGGCCATCGAGGGCACGATCCACGAGATGAGTTATCTGGATGACGGTTCCCCCCGCGCCGACAAAGTGAAAGGCTTCTTCGGAAGGTTGTTCCGGTGAGCCTGCAGACCCAGTGGATCACGATGGCGACGATGGTGGGCTCCGGCCTGATCCTCGGCGTGGCGCTGGACGCCTACC
The window above is part of the Planifilum fulgidum genome. Proteins encoded here:
- the yabP gene encoding sporulation protein YabP codes for the protein MVEETYGTRHDLVMSNRKALEVTGVISVESFDSEEFLLNTDCGFLGIRGQDLHIKSLDLEKGRVAIEGTIHEMSYLDDGSPRADKVKGFFGRLFR
- a CDS encoding HU family DNA-binding protein → MNKQELISRIAKKSGMTKKDVETVINGFLDEVSAALSAGEKVQLIGFGTFEARKRSSRKGRNPQTGDVMHIPESTVPTFRAGSRLKQAVK
- the mazG gene encoding nucleoside triphosphate pyrophosphohydrolase, with the translated sequence MAGTITVVGLGPGDETGIPLGTLRLLRGADKIRLRTEKHPVVSWLRREGISFATFDHLYEAHDDFESVYRAIAESLLREAASGVSLVYAVPGHPMVAERSVRLLLAEGPDRGVRIDVKGGGSFLDTAFARLGIDPVEGFALLDGTALEASRIDPRLHLIVGQVYDRMVASDVKLALMEVFPDEYPVTVASCLGMEGRERVSRMPLYALDRDDRFDDWTLVYVPPSKDPGILRRRFDTLTEVIAYLRGPEGCPWDRKQTHRSLRKYLLEEAYEFLEAVGQEDFDAMAEELGDVLLQVVLHAQIAREEGYFDIRDVIGRLTEKLIRRHPHVFGDEEASDAEHVKEKWEAIKERERAEKGLKKAESLLDGVPRFPALILATELQKRAAKVGFDWARKEDVRVKLLEELEELFQADSSEKREEELGDLLFVAVALARFFGTDAEQALLGACRKFDRRFRFVERRAAETGKGLEEFSLAQLDKWWDEAKIRGF
- a CDS encoding RNA-binding S4 domain-containing protein, whose product is MRLDKFLKVSRLIKRRTLAKEVCDQGRVLINGRTAKAGSAVAVGDQITIRFGHKQVTVRVDSLAESPRKQEAGSMYTLLEEKVLEDSEEAGTPL